The following proteins are co-located in the Sulfurovum sp. TSL6 genome:
- the aroQ gene encoding type II 3-dehydroquinate dehydratase has protein sequence MKIVVIQGPNLNMLGIREQNVYGPMKLEDIHSQMKAFADQNKTEIEFFQSNLEGEIVDRIQECIGDADGIIINPAAYTHTSIAIRDAIAAVQIPTLEVHLSNIYQREEFRHKSLTAPVCAGQISGMGPFGYHLAMVGMTQMLSEVAAMREHQAKTQAAQQK, from the coding sequence ATGAAAATAGTAGTGATCCAAGGTCCGAACCTCAATATGCTAGGAATCAGAGAACAAAATGTCTATGGTCCGATGAAATTAGAAGATATCCATTCACAAATGAAAGCATTTGCTGACCAAAATAAAACAGAGATCGAATTTTTTCAAAGTAACTTAGAGGGTGAGATCGTAGATCGTATTCAAGAGTGTATCGGTGATGCTGATGGTATTATTATCAATCCGGCAGCATATACGCATACGTCTATCGCTATCCGTGATGCTATTGCTGCGGTACAGATACCTACGCTTGAAGTACACCTTTCAAACATTTACCAAAGAGAAGAATTTAGACATAAATCACTGACAGCACCTGTATGTGCCGGTCAAATTTCAGGTATGGGACCGTTTGGTTACCACTTGGCAATGGTTGGTATGACACAAATGCTTTCAGAAGTGGCAGCTATGAGAGAACACCAGGCTAAAACACAAGCAGCACAACAAAAATAA
- a CDS encoding M24 family metallopeptidase, which produces MNYMLKDENAIYYECGYSCDNALYLSLGSEAFFITDSRYTIDATQNVKGATVVINRDLYGEAVHLLKKARVKKVVFDPKEWSVDGFERVSSQCKVKFDPQLDFSHKKRIIKSDEELKILAKAAKLGAKAFKALAKEFSKNGLGENEYTLTYRAKGALSDFGKYDLSFDPIVAVNANAAKPHAMPTSTKLTKNDLLLVDAGLKYKRYCSDRTRTVQANKGFRFDTKQSFKRKKIQKAYDTVLKAHDNAIAKARSGMKAKKVDALTRDIVTKAGFGEYYVHSTGHGVGLDIHEMPYISTKSDTVIEDGMVYTIEPGIYIPDEFGIRIEDMVAMVDGKAVVL; this is translated from the coding sequence ATGAACTACATGCTCAAAGATGAAAATGCTATCTACTATGAATGTGGCTACAGTTGTGATAATGCCCTCTATCTTTCTTTGGGAAGTGAAGCATTTTTTATCACAGACAGTCGTTACACCATCGATGCAACCCAAAATGTAAAAGGTGCAACAGTAGTTATCAATCGTGATCTTTATGGTGAAGCTGTTCATTTACTCAAAAAGGCTAGGGTTAAAAAAGTGGTCTTTGATCCTAAAGAGTGGAGTGTAGATGGTTTTGAGCGTGTGAGTTCCCAATGTAAAGTAAAGTTTGACCCACAGTTGGATTTTTCACATAAAAAGCGTATCATTAAAAGTGATGAAGAACTGAAAATACTTGCAAAGGCAGCAAAACTTGGTGCAAAAGCATTTAAAGCATTAGCCAAAGAGTTTTCTAAAAATGGTTTGGGCGAAAATGAATATACCTTAACATACAGAGCAAAAGGAGCTTTGAGTGATTTTGGCAAGTATGACCTGAGTTTTGATCCCATAGTGGCTGTGAATGCAAATGCTGCGAAACCTCATGCTATGCCAACATCTACAAAACTCACTAAAAATGATCTGCTTCTGGTGGATGCAGGATTGAAATACAAACGTTATTGCTCAGACCGCACACGTACTGTTCAGGCGAATAAAGGTTTTAGGTTTGATACAAAACAAAGTTTTAAACGTAAAAAAATACAAAAAGCCTATGATACGGTTCTCAAAGCACATGACAATGCCATTGCCAAAGCACGTTCCGGAATGAAAGCGAAAAAGGTGGATGCTCTTACCCGTGACATTGTCACGAAAGCAGGTTTTGGTGAGTACTATGTACACTCAACAGGACATGGGGTAGGACTGGACATTCATGAAATGCCTTATATTTCTACAAAATCGGATACGGTGATCGAGGATGGTATGGTGTATACTATAGAACCGGGTATATACATTCCTGATGAGTTTGGTATTCGTATCGAAGATATGGTAGCGATGGTAGACGGTAAAGCTGTTGTCCTGTAG
- the folK gene encoding 2-amino-4-hydroxy-6-hydroxymethyldihydropteridine diphosphokinase: MIRKKIDVKNTLIRTKDFPCILSSQSGYRALLGIGGNIGDVVRRFEHLFYYFKRSSLLRVIETAPIVKNPPFGYTEQGDFYNSLMVIETFLSPKALLRYLLRVEKVFGRKRLFKDGPRTLDIDIIFYENVKMETKDLTLPHPGWKERASVLIPLSMMERYNNNG; this comes from the coding sequence ATGATAAGAAAAAAAATAGACGTAAAAAACACTTTAATTAGAACAAAAGATTTTCCTTGTATCTTATCAAGTCAAAGCGGTTATAGAGCTTTACTAGGTATAGGTGGCAATATCGGTGATGTTGTACGTCGATTTGAACATCTTTTTTACTATTTTAAAAGATCTTCATTACTACGTGTCATAGAGACTGCACCTATAGTAAAAAATCCTCCTTTCGGGTATACAGAGCAGGGAGATTTTTATAACTCTTTAATGGTCATTGAGACTTTTTTAAGTCCCAAGGCGTTATTACGTTATCTGTTGCGTGTAGAAAAGGTTTTTGGGCGTAAACGACTTTTTAAAGACGGTCCCAGAACATTAGATATCGATATTATATTTTATGAAAATGTGAAAATGGAAACAAAAGATTTGACACTCCCACATCCGGGTTGGAAAGAACGAGCGTCAGTATTGATCCCATTATCAATGATGGAAAGGTATAACAATAATGGTTAA
- a CDS encoding flagellar biosynthesis protein FlhF: MVNETFVASDPKSAYEQAVEKYGESVELISAKQIKYEDGKLRSEVCIAVPKDLFMERSFGEISTEHNDSDKEEDELLEELGELKKQLSLMQEEMLDSEDESVVQKVKKLFMKKGIAKSWLDNALMSLMGNNILDDATLLVSYLLEEIDESLEVQKETLDEPKIMMLVGPTGVGKTTTIAKLAARYAYLMDKPYKVALLNLDSYKVGAFEQLAHYADIMQLEHITVDSVEGFSKGLEDLADYDVILVDTAGMSPYDTQKFIKTVEFVQTDIPRKLEVNLVFSATVKYEDMDDIYNNFSFLNIDSVMISKFDETKHFGTLLNFMLLYKLPMSYFSTGQEVPDDLMIASKEYLLEQFIGDLDGA, translated from the coding sequence ATGGTTAATGAAACATTTGTAGCTTCTGATCCAAAAAGTGCATACGAACAAGCCGTAGAGAAATACGGAGAGAGTGTTGAACTCATTTCAGCAAAACAGATCAAATATGAAGATGGAAAATTACGTTCTGAAGTATGCATTGCAGTACCAAAAGATCTTTTTATGGAAAGATCTTTTGGTGAAATTTCTACGGAGCATAATGATTCTGATAAAGAAGAAGATGAACTGTTAGAAGAATTGGGTGAACTGAAAAAACAATTATCTTTAATGCAAGAGGAGATGTTAGATTCAGAAGATGAGAGTGTAGTGCAAAAGGTAAAGAAACTTTTCATGAAAAAAGGCATTGCAAAATCTTGGCTGGATAATGCCTTAATGTCATTAATGGGAAATAACATACTTGATGATGCAACCCTGTTGGTTTCTTATTTGCTAGAAGAGATAGATGAGAGCCTGGAAGTACAAAAAGAAACATTGGATGAACCTAAAATAATGATGCTCGTAGGTCCAACAGGTGTAGGGAAAACGACCACTATTGCCAAACTGGCTGCACGTTATGCCTATTTGATGGATAAACCTTACAAAGTAGCCCTTCTAAACCTTGATAGTTATAAAGTAGGTGCTTTTGAACAACTTGCACACTATGCTGATATCATGCAACTTGAACATATTACTGTGGACAGTGTAGAAGGTTTTTCCAAAGGTTTGGAAGATTTGGCTGACTATGATGTTATACTCGTAGATACAGCCGGTATGTCTCCTTACGATACGCAAAAATTTATTAAAACGGTTGAATTTGTTCAAACTGACATACCTAGAAAGTTAGAGGTCAACCTTGTTTTCTCTGCAACGGTAAAATATGAAGATATGGATGATATATATAATAACTTCTCATTCCTGAATATTGACTCTGTCATGATCAGTAAATTTGATGAGACGAAGCATTTTGGGACCTTGCTAAACTTTATGTTATTATACAAGTTACCTATGAGTTATTTCTCGACAGGTCAAGAGGTACCGGATGATCTTATGATTGCTTCAAAAGAGTATCTTTTAGAGCAGTTTATCGGGGACTTAGATGGAGCATGA
- the mnmA gene encoding tRNA 2-thiouridine(34) synthase MnmA, translating into MKKKVLVGMSGGVDSTVTSILLQKEGYEVEGVYMKLHQKPGYHEENFAKAQRVGDYLGVKVHFLDLSEEFDKQVYNYFVDSYKEGLTPNPCVMCNRTIKFGKMVEFADSIGADHVATGHYIKCDGEFIYAADDPNKDQSYFLCEVKKEVLPRLIFPLGTWVKPDVKAYAANIEVLKDFATQRESSEICFVENTYDEVLARHMDIDMPGETIDTEGNVVGTHKGYMHYTIGKRRGFFVDGAHDPHFVLDIKPDTNQIVVGTKEKLEEHEFEVKQINLFKDLTEFDCMVKVRYRTSAVPCHVSINDGRAKVTLDEPVFGLAKGQIAAFYEEDKLIGGGVIC; encoded by the coding sequence ATGAAAAAGAAAGTACTAGTGGGTATGAGTGGAGGAGTAGATTCTACAGTGACCTCTATACTCTTACAAAAAGAGGGATATGAAGTTGAAGGTGTTTATATGAAACTCCATCAGAAACCAGGTTATCATGAAGAGAATTTTGCGAAAGCACAAAGAGTAGGTGACTACCTGGGTGTTAAGGTACACTTCCTTGATCTCAGTGAAGAGTTTGATAAGCAGGTTTACAATTATTTTGTGGACAGTTATAAAGAGGGACTTACACCAAATCCCTGTGTCATGTGTAACCGTACGATCAAGTTTGGAAAAATGGTTGAATTTGCAGATAGCATCGGTGCAGATCATGTAGCTACCGGGCACTACATTAAGTGTGATGGCGAATTTATCTATGCTGCTGACGATCCAAATAAAGATCAAAGTTATTTTCTTTGTGAAGTAAAGAAAGAAGTCCTTCCTAGATTAATTTTCCCTCTGGGTACATGGGTGAAACCAGATGTAAAAGCGTATGCAGCCAATATAGAAGTGCTAAAAGATTTTGCAACACAAAGGGAAAGTTCTGAGATCTGTTTTGTGGAAAATACCTATGATGAAGTATTGGCAAGACATATGGATATCGATATGCCTGGTGAAACTATAGATACTGAAGGAAACGTCGTTGGTACACACAAAGGATACATGCATTACACGATAGGTAAACGTAGAGGTTTCTTTGTTGATGGCGCACATGATCCACATTTTGTACTTGACATTAAACCTGATACAAATCAGATCGTTGTAGGTACCAAAGAAAAACTCGAAGAGCATGAGTTTGAAGTCAAACAGATCAACCTTTTTAAGGATCTGACAGAGTTTGATTGTATGGTGAAAGTTCGTTATCGTACCTCTGCAGTACCTTGTCATGTTAGCATCAATGATGGCAGAGCCAAAGTTACACTGGATGAGCCGGTATTTGGACTGGCTAAAGGTCAGATAGCAGCATTTTATGAAGAGGATAAGTTGATCGGCGGCGGAGTGATCTGTTAG
- a CDS encoding DsrE family protein, with amino-acid sequence MRIVTRICITLLLSLGFAYADTAKVVYDLTTGDSKKIEKHLINSLDAVAKYYKKEQKELKVMVVISGNAYKYFINDLKASPYKEDQDAIEAQEKFRHRLQDLNDAFGVTFNMCSVGMKARKIDKDILYKYVHAELTKSVYLIEAQNNGYAYMPIH; translated from the coding sequence ATGAGAATAGTTACAAGAATATGCATCACATTACTGCTAAGTTTAGGTTTCGCCTATGCAGACACCGCAAAAGTAGTTTATGATCTGACAACTGGAGACAGTAAAAAAATAGAAAAGCATCTTATAAACAGTCTAGATGCAGTGGCTAAATATTATAAAAAAGAGCAAAAAGAATTAAAAGTCATGGTAGTTATCTCGGGGAATGCTTATAAATATTTTATCAATGATTTGAAAGCATCTCCTTATAAGGAAGATCAAGATGCTATTGAAGCTCAGGAAAAATTTAGACATCGTTTACAAGACCTCAATGATGCTTTTGGCGTAACGTTCAATATGTGTTCAGTAGGAATGAAAGCAAGAAAGATAGATAAAGATATACTTTACAAGTATGTACATGCAGAGCTTACGAAGAGTGTTTATCTTATTGAAGCACAAAATAACGGATATGCCTATATGCCTATTCATTAA
- a CDS encoding MotA/TolQ/ExbB proton channel family protein yields MQQFDRKNSTSCIQHSLAILLIPFLFLLGLVLAYLGIFPVNVETHTLGIVAFIFVVFVTFVRHNANYAVCHMKGSFANMEEMLQVALRENALTIMGKTKSTLHVQDFITEYYQDIRNDNFARVAPSVFPMLGILGTFIAIALSMPDFTVKDLDALDREISILLSGIGTAFYASIYGIMLSLIWTYFEKRGIAKVDKQIFDLEKLYGQRVWKRSELIKHEHMQSELKDQQIVQTLKETFNMDFIKELNDQYLKNFTTIVHDTTNSFTKLTVHMQEASSELRDTLENIHHRQASVHAVKTMENNIEGFNKNAQNLQKSMERFDGSVDYTFEKIDEELGQAVEKLAEFARIISEQNEEILENMATLKQQEK; encoded by the coding sequence ATGCAACAGTTCGACCGAAAAAATTCTACCTCATGCATTCAGCATTCATTGGCTATATTATTGATACCTTTTCTTTTTCTGCTAGGATTGGTACTTGCTTATTTGGGTATATTCCCTGTCAATGTTGAGACGCATACATTGGGGATAGTAGCATTTATATTTGTGGTATTTGTAACTTTTGTAAGACATAATGCAAATTACGCAGTGTGTCATATGAAAGGATCTTTTGCCAATATGGAAGAGATGCTACAGGTAGCATTACGAGAAAATGCATTGACGATCATGGGTAAGACCAAATCTACCTTACATGTTCAAGACTTTATTACTGAGTACTATCAGGATATTCGTAATGACAATTTTGCACGTGTAGCACCTTCTGTCTTCCCTATGCTGGGTATTTTGGGTACGTTTATTGCTATTGCCTTGTCTATGCCTGATTTTACAGTGAAAGACCTTGATGCTCTTGATCGTGAAATTTCTATACTGCTTTCGGGTATAGGTACGGCATTTTATGCATCTATCTACGGTATTATGCTCTCTCTTATCTGGACATACTTTGAAAAAAGAGGTATTGCAAAAGTAGACAAACAGATCTTTGATCTGGAAAAACTGTATGGTCAGCGTGTTTGGAAAAGATCTGAACTGATCAAACATGAGCACATGCAGAGTGAGCTTAAAGACCAACAGATCGTTCAGACACTTAAAGAGACATTCAATATGGACTTTATTAAAGAACTCAATGATCAGTATCTTAAAAATTTCACAACGATAGTCCATGATACGACAAACAGTTTTACAAAGCTGACGGTACATATGCAGGAAGCCTCTTCAGAATTGCGCGATACACTTGAGAACATTCATCACAGGCAAGCAAGTGTTCATGCAGTTAAAACTATGGAAAACAATATCGAAGGGTTCAATAAAAATGCTCAAAACCTTCAAAAATCTATGGAACGCTTTGATGGTTCCGTGGATTATACATTTGAGAAGATTGATGAAGAACTTGGACAGGCTGTTGAAAAGCTTGCAGAATTTGCACGTATCATCTCTGAGCAAAATGAAGAGATACTTGAAAATATGGCTACACTAAAACAGCAAGAAAAGTAA
- a CDS encoding OmpA family protein has translation MFRNDKTNAESNFWISYADLMAGLLFVFILLIGAIVSKSVILKADLHNKEDRLSKLSETLDVKEYSLAKTQALLSEKERLLTLRNARIAEDAIKLSEAEKQLQLQNARIAKDQLQLAKNERMFKLHISEIDKLNKLLLEANAKQDLLSNKIVIAQELLDKNKNALDKTTKSLKEYEGKVLILSNELNETKNTVKIKDEKLLTLLNALDEKKTKYDELVANLQAQKAKIKSLTGIKLKVVAALKEALGENIDIDKKTGSLRLASNILFGSGEATLKPEAKVELKKAFEEYIGTLITNPSIKPHLDKIIIEGHTDSVGSYIYNLNLSQKRALAVMEYLLTLNFTKKHNIQPLMIASGRAYQDAIIVDGVEDKEASRRIEIKFRLKNEDAMHEIEKVLDAQ, from the coding sequence ATGTTTAGAAACGACAAAACGAACGCAGAGAGCAATTTCTGGATATCCTATGCCGATCTGATGGCAGGATTACTTTTTGTTTTCATTTTACTTATTGGTGCGATCGTATCAAAATCTGTTATATTGAAAGCTGACCTGCACAACAAAGAAGATAGGCTTTCAAAGCTCTCTGAAACACTTGATGTTAAAGAGTATTCTTTGGCAAAAACTCAAGCGCTTTTATCTGAAAAAGAGAGACTATTGACCCTTCGAAATGCACGTATTGCCGAAGATGCGATCAAATTGTCTGAAGCTGAAAAACAACTGCAACTTCAAAATGCGCGTATTGCAAAAGACCAGCTACAGTTGGCTAAAAATGAAAGAATGTTCAAGCTTCATATATCTGAAATAGACAAGTTGAATAAACTGTTACTCGAAGCAAATGCAAAACAGGATCTACTTAGCAATAAAATTGTCATTGCCCAAGAATTACTGGATAAAAACAAAAATGCATTAGACAAAACGACTAAAAGTTTAAAAGAGTATGAAGGGAAAGTGTTGATTCTTTCTAACGAGTTGAATGAGACGAAGAATACGGTAAAAATAAAAGATGAAAAACTTTTAACGCTCCTGAATGCACTTGATGAGAAGAAGACAAAGTATGATGAGCTGGTGGCAAATCTTCAGGCACAAAAAGCGAAGATCAAGTCTCTTACAGGAATCAAGCTTAAAGTGGTGGCTGCACTGAAAGAGGCATTGGGTGAGAATATCGATATAGATAAAAAGACGGGTTCACTCAGACTGGCTTCTAACATACTTTTCGGAAGTGGAGAAGCTACTCTGAAGCCAGAAGCGAAAGTAGAGCTTAAAAAAGCATTTGAAGAGTATATTGGTACCCTGATCACTAATCCGAGTATCAAACCACATCTTGATAAGATCATCATTGAAGGACATACGGACAGTGTGGGATCATACATTTATAACTTGAATCTTTCGCAAAAACGTGCATTGGCAGTGATGGAGTATCTGCTTACGTTGAATTTCACGAAAAAGCACAATATTCAACCGCTTATGATCGCTTCGGGAAGAGCCTATCAGGATGCGATCATTGTAGATGGTGTAGAAGATAAAGAAGCTTCAAGACGTATAGAGATCAAATTTAGACTGAAGAATGAAGATGCGATGCATGAGATAGAAAAGGTATTAGATGCGCAGTGA
- the murA gene encoding UDP-N-acetylglucosamine 1-carboxyvinyltransferase, giving the protein MDYLEIVGGKELSGNVTISGAKNAALPVIAATILSDKEVTLTNLPNVVDIRTLLRLLTMLGGTVEHDKTVAKINNGSITSTKAVYEIVSQMRASILVLGPLLARFGECEVSLPGGCAIGQRPIDLHLQALEEMGAHIEIKGGYVRAEAPNGLQGAKIIFDKITVGGTENIVMAAALAKGTTTIINAAQEPEIVQLCEMIRDAGVKIEGIGTNELTIEGTDRKPLTFKTVEIIPDRIEAGTYLCAGAITHSTITLNKVNHHHIRASIDKLEHMGCTFDLGDESITIHPAKNLKPVNLITIEYPGFPTDMQAQFMALAVIAEGESLIEERLFENRFMHVSELNRLGADIWLKGSTAAVKGVEKLYGADVMATDLRASSALVLAALVAEGTTNVRRIYHLDRGYDNLEGKLAALGANIVRKKESK; this is encoded by the coding sequence ATGGATTATTTAGAGATCGTTGGTGGAAAAGAGTTAAGTGGAAATGTCACCATAAGTGGTGCCAAAAATGCAGCCCTCCCCGTCATTGCAGCAACCATACTTAGTGACAAAGAAGTCACATTAACAAACTTACCCAATGTGGTAGATATCCGCACTCTCCTTAGATTACTGACGATGCTTGGCGGCACAGTAGAGCATGATAAAACCGTAGCAAAGATCAACAATGGTTCTATCACTTCCACCAAAGCGGTCTATGAGATCGTTTCTCAGATGAGAGCATCCATTTTGGTTTTAGGTCCCCTGCTTGCAAGATTTGGAGAATGTGAAGTGAGTCTTCCTGGTGGTTGTGCCATTGGTCAACGTCCTATTGACCTTCACCTCCAAGCACTTGAAGAGATGGGTGCACATATAGAGATCAAAGGCGGTTATGTCCGTGCTGAAGCACCCAATGGGCTTCAAGGTGCAAAGATCATTTTCGACAAGATCACTGTAGGCGGTACGGAAAACATCGTCATGGCAGCAGCATTGGCAAAAGGTACTACAACCATTATTAATGCAGCTCAAGAACCTGAAATCGTACAACTTTGTGAAATGATACGTGATGCAGGTGTTAAAATAGAAGGTATTGGTACTAATGAACTTACTATAGAAGGTACGGACAGAAAACCACTTACCTTTAAAACGGTCGAGATCATACCTGATCGTATCGAAGCGGGAACCTATTTGTGTGCCGGAGCTATCACTCACTCTACGATCACACTCAATAAAGTAAACCATCATCATATAAGAGCATCTATCGACAAACTGGAACATATGGGTTGTACCTTTGATCTGGGTGATGAGAGTATTACCATTCATCCGGCTAAGAATCTCAAACCTGTAAATCTCATTACCATAGAGTATCCGGGCTTTCCTACAGACATGCAAGCACAATTCATGGCGCTTGCGGTCATAGCTGAAGGTGAAAGTCTTATAGAGGAGCGTCTCTTTGAAAACCGTTTTATGCATGTTAGTGAACTAAACCGTCTAGGTGCAGATATCTGGCTCAAAGGGAGTACAGCAGCTGTAAAAGGTGTTGAAAAGCTTTATGGAGCAGATGTGATGGCAACAGACCTCAGAGCCTCTTCAGCACTTGTTCTAGCAGCACTGGTGGCAGAAGGTACAACAAATGTAAGACGTATCTATCACTTAGACCGGGGATATGATAATTTGGAAGGCAAACTTGCTGCACTGGGAGCAAATATCGTAAGAAAGAAAGAGAGTAAATAG